A region of the Desulfurobacterium indicum genome:
GCAATATATAAAACCAGACGTATGCACCATCTGCCTCGGACAGGCTGCAAGTATGGGAGCAGTGCTTCTGGCAGCAGGAGCAGCCGGTAAAAGGTTCGCACTTCCCCACTCAAGAATAATGATCCACCAGCCGCTCGGTGGATTCCAGGGACAGGCAAAAGATATTGAAATTCACGCAAAAGAGATATTAAAACTTAAAAAGATGCTAAATGAAATACTGTCACACCACACCGGGCAGTCCGTAAGAAAAATTGAAAAAGATACAGACAGAGACTTTTTCATGAGCGCAGAAGAAGCAAAAGAATACGGAATCGTTGATAAAGTTCTCTACAAAAGAGGAGAGTAAAGGTGGTAAAAGGCAGATTCAACCTCAGCACCGTAGAAGAAGCCATAGAAGATCTTAAAAACGGAAAGATGATAATTGTTGTTGACGATCCTAACAGGGAAAACGAAGGCGACCTTGTAATGGCCGCAGAGAAGATTACCCCGGAAGCGATAAACTTTATGGCAAAATACGGTAGAGGATTAATCTGCCTTGCACTGCCAGAAGAGCGATTTGACGAGTTAGGCATAGAGATGATGACGCCAAAGCCAACAGACCCCAAAGGAACGGCTTTCGGTGTCTCCATAGACGCCCATCCAAAATTTGGAACAACCACAGGAATATCAGCATACGACAGGGCAACAACAATAAAAAGAGCCATAGCAAAAGATGCCAAACCAGAAGATTTTGTTAGACCAGGCCATGTATTTCCATTGAGGGCAAGGAAGGGAGGTGTTCTCAAACGTTCAGGACACACGGAAGCTGCCGTTGACCTTGCAAAACTTGCCG
Encoded here:
- the clpP gene encoding ATP-dependent Clp endopeptidase proteolytic subunit ClpP, translated to MEKVINQLIPMVIEQTGRGERAYDIYSRLLKDRIIFLGTPIDDNIANLIIAQLLFLEAEDPEKDIYLYINSPGGVVTSGLAIYDTMQYIKPDVCTICLGQAASMGAVLLAAGAAGKRFALPHSRIMIHQPLGGFQGQAKDIEIHAKEILKLKKMLNEILSHHTGQSVRKIEKDTDRDFFMSAEEAKEYGIVDKVLYKRGE